The proteins below are encoded in one region of Sulfolobus islandicus Y.N.15.51:
- a CDS encoding ATPase domain-containing protein, translating into MEGCTVIIKTGNEDLDRRLSGIPFPALIMIEGDHGTGKSVLSAQFCYGLLIGGKKGYVITTEQTSKDYLKKMKDVKINLIPFFLKGVLGIAPLNTNRFNWNSTLANKILEVIIDFIKKRKNMDFVIIDSLSIVATFAEIKQILQFMKDARVLVDLGKLILFTVHPDVFNEELKSRITSIVDVYFKLSATSIGGRRIKVLERIKTIGGIQGADAISFDIDPALGVKVVPLSLSRA; encoded by the coding sequence ATGGAGGGGTGTACTGTGATAATAAAGACTGGAAATGAAGATTTAGATAGAAGATTATCTGGTATACCATTCCCTGCACTGATTATGATTGAGGGAGATCATGGAACTGGTAAAAGCGTTCTATCTGCACAATTTTGTTATGGACTACTAATAGGTGGGAAAAAGGGTTATGTAATAACTACAGAACAAACTAGCAAAGATTATTTGAAAAAGATGAAAGATGTAAAGATAAATCTGATACCATTTTTCTTAAAAGGTGTCTTGGGAATTGCCCCTTTAAATACGAATAGATTTAATTGGAATTCGACATTAGCGAATAAAATACTTGAAGTTATCATAGACTTTATAAAAAAGAGGAAGAACATGGACTTCGTTATTATTGATAGTTTGTCAATAGTAGCAACGTTCGCAGAAATAAAACAAATCTTACAATTTATGAAAGATGCTAGAGTGTTAGTTGATCTAGGAAAGCTTATATTATTTACCGTCCACCCAGATGTGTTTAATGAGGAACTAAAGAGTAGAATCACAAGTATAGTTGACGTTTATTTTAAACTTTCTGCAACAAGCATAGGGGGAAGAAGAATAAAGGTCCTAGAGAGAATTAAAACAATAGGTGGTATACAAGGAGCTGATGCTATTTCATTTGATATAGATCCTGCTCTAGGAGTTAAAGTCGTACCACTCTCCCTATCGAGGGCTTAA
- a CDS encoding type II/IV secretion system ATPase subunit translates to MSFIEDYLSRFTEKPVIIDDPNKLKGSKNYNAIYKVDKYIYIHVQSTKAEDGYNQYTVIEPPRPKPKEIEEIEEKFAKAISNVEPPIAVEEKEILMRKALDKILSKIRISVPKEYAIYHFIRDKLYLSILEPLIRDPFIEDISIPGLGHIYIMHKVFGPMRTSLLIENEEELDNLIISLSEKTYRPVSHNRPIIDASLPDGSRVNFVYGIDISRRGSNLTVRKFSKIPISVTQLISFGTLSPLLAAYIWMMLDEGMNLFVCGETASGKTTTLNAITAFIPPNLKIVTIEDTPELTVPHSNWVAEVTRETGGEGSVKLFDLLKAALRQRPNYILVGEIRDREGNVAFQAMQTGHSVMATFHAANIRTLVQRLTGYPIEVPKSYINNLNIALFQTALYDKKGNLIRRVVEVDEIIDIDPVTNDVVYIPAFTYDPAEDKIIFAGRGASYLVENKVAIKRGIERKNIGILYDELNLRAEFLKILISKKIFNYFDVWNQILRTRQFGIEEEIRYAKNI, encoded by the coding sequence ATGAGCTTCATAGAAGATTACTTATCTAGATTCACGGAAAAACCAGTAATTATCGATGACCCAAATAAACTGAAAGGTAGTAAGAATTATAATGCAATTTATAAGGTCGATAAATATATTTACATCCATGTTCAGAGTACAAAGGCAGAAGATGGTTATAACCAATATACAGTGATTGAACCACCAAGACCAAAACCTAAAGAAATAGAAGAAATAGAAGAGAAATTCGCAAAAGCCATTAGTAATGTGGAACCACCAATTGCTGTTGAAGAAAAGGAGATACTTATGCGGAAAGCTTTAGATAAAATACTAAGCAAGATAAGAATATCCGTACCAAAGGAATACGCAATATATCATTTTATAAGAGATAAATTGTATTTAAGCATATTAGAACCGTTAATTAGGGATCCATTTATCGAGGATATATCGATTCCAGGCTTAGGTCACATTTACATTATGCATAAGGTATTTGGTCCTATGAGAACCTCATTGTTAATCGAGAACGAAGAGGAACTTGATAATCTAATTATTTCTTTAAGTGAGAAAACATATAGACCAGTATCTCATAACAGACCAATAATTGATGCAAGCTTACCAGATGGATCAAGAGTAAACTTCGTTTATGGAATTGATATAAGTAGAAGAGGTTCTAATTTGACTGTAAGAAAATTCAGTAAAATACCAATTAGTGTAACTCAATTGATCTCATTCGGTACCTTGTCCCCACTTCTAGCAGCGTATATATGGATGATGTTAGACGAGGGTATGAACTTGTTCGTATGTGGAGAGACTGCATCCGGAAAAACAACTACACTTAATGCAATTACCGCTTTCATTCCTCCTAATTTAAAAATAGTAACAATAGAAGATACACCGGAACTTACGGTACCTCATTCAAATTGGGTAGCAGAAGTGACTAGAGAAACAGGCGGTGAGGGAAGTGTAAAGTTATTCGACTTACTTAAAGCCGCTTTAAGGCAAAGACCTAATTATATTCTAGTCGGAGAAATTAGAGATAGAGAAGGTAATGTAGCATTCCAAGCAATGCAAACTGGACATTCAGTTATGGCTACCTTTCATGCAGCAAATATAAGAACACTTGTTCAAAGGCTTACTGGTTATCCTATAGAAGTACCTAAAAGTTATATTAATAACCTTAACATAGCACTATTTCAGACTGCATTATATGATAAAAAGGGCAATTTGATAAGAAGAGTAGTGGAAGTTGATGAAATAATAGATATAGATCCTGTTACTAATGACGTAGTCTATATACCAGCATTTACATATGATCCTGCAGAAGATAAGATAATTTTTGCTGGAAGAGGAGCTTCTTATCTTGTAGAAAATAAGGTTGCAATTAAAAGAGGAATCGAACGTAAAAATATAGGAATTCTTTATGACGAATTAAACTTAAGAGCTGAGTTTCTAAAAATACTTATAAGTAAAAAAATTTTTAATTATTTTGACGTATGGAATCAAATATTAAGGACTAGACAATTTGGTATAGAAGAGGAGATAAGATATGCCAAGAATATTTAG
- a CDS encoding type II secretion system F family protein translates to MPRIFSIKNEVDSKYIFMLAFMLALFSSGVPPEIVILHLSREDTFEPYTKVFKKIRNLVSGYRYKFSSAITYSIKNLNIRYLKEFLIRLSQAVNFGDDMIESLSREIDFTLSEYNAYSARLIESMNNFLTIYATLNSSLTFLVADITILSLIYSGGTTLITQLTILSLALLGNLTLVMYLLYRPENYIRYNVIDKLLLTLAISLSIIFSIIYTSYIVLMVTGIVLLGVGLRYRIYENKINRIERHFLLFIRYFSRNYAIVSNLKESLMAVLRGDLGDVKPLIKRSLNRLNFGINKEKIFRLIGDESGSVLVSILSKVLYETISMGGNVMIIGEILSKIGDSVLNIRSRKEQNGRAFETSIYALQTASAGVSAALISIVGMLNNIFSTQNVSTVFSFSEVNIDMISRIFLIILLILSFTNGIAITLAYGKSLYVSLYFIGILIILSSISYHIVLILTGNIFKELVSPSGLLQTT, encoded by the coding sequence ATGCCAAGAATATTTAGTATAAAAAATGAAGTAGACTCTAAATATATTTTTATGTTAGCTTTTATGCTTGCGTTATTTTCCTCGGGGGTGCCTCCAGAAATCGTTATATTGCATTTAAGTAGGGAGGACACCTTTGAACCATATACCAAAGTTTTCAAAAAAATAAGAAATTTAGTTTCTGGGTATAGATATAAATTCTCATCTGCAATAACCTACAGCATAAAGAACCTCAACATTAGATACTTGAAAGAATTCTTAATAAGATTATCACAAGCAGTAAATTTTGGTGATGACATGATAGAGTCCTTGTCAAGAGAAATTGATTTTACATTATCTGAATACAATGCTTATTCTGCTAGGTTAATAGAATCAATGAATAATTTTCTTACAATCTATGCTACATTAAATAGCTCCCTTACCTTTTTAGTAGCTGACATTACAATTTTATCATTAATTTATAGTGGAGGAACTACTCTAATAACACAGCTTACTATCTTATCCTTAGCACTTCTAGGAAATTTAACATTAGTTATGTATCTCTTATATAGACCAGAAAATTACATTAGGTACAACGTTATAGATAAACTTCTTCTGACATTAGCAATATCTCTTTCAATAATATTTTCAATAATATATACTTCATATATAGTTTTAATGGTAACTGGTATAGTTCTATTAGGAGTTGGTCTTAGGTATAGAATATATGAAAATAAGATTAATAGAATAGAGAGGCATTTCTTACTTTTTATTAGGTACTTTTCGAGAAATTATGCGATAGTAAGCAACTTAAAAGAGTCTCTGATGGCAGTACTAAGGGGGGATTTAGGAGACGTAAAACCTTTAATCAAAAGATCGCTAAATAGATTAAACTTCGGCATCAATAAGGAAAAAATATTTAGATTGATAGGAGATGAAAGCGGAAGCGTATTGGTGAGCATATTAAGCAAAGTACTATATGAAACGATAAGTATGGGAGGAAATGTCATGATAATTGGAGAGATTCTAAGTAAGATAGGTGATTCGGTTCTGAACATAAGATCTAGAAAAGAGCAAAATGGAAGAGCTTTTGAAACATCAATATATGCACTGCAAACAGCTTCAGCAGGGGTATCTGCTGCACTAATATCGATAGTTGGTATGCTAAATAATATATTTTCAACCCAGAACGTATCTACAGTATTTAGTTTCTCTGAAGTTAATATTGATATGATATCACGAATATTTCTAATTATATTATTAATATTGAGCTTCACTAATGGAATTGCGATTACATTGGCATATGGCAAATCGCTTTATGTTAGTCTATATTTTATTGGAATACTGATAATATTAAGCTCAATAAGCTATCATATAGTTCTCATATTAACCGGAAACATATTTAAGGAGTTGGTATCGCCATCGGGTTTATTACAAACAACTTGA
- a CDS encoding MBL fold metallo-hydrolase produces MPTVKLTKNITVMTGSPNTLIYDNRVVIDLGGKNSSLDLNAEVQLATHGHADHIAGLLKKDAKIRYLPKEDYWSLTLMGRRAMIYGCSSKDSEIFIFDYVKENLDSLNNEIRNSEIEVVKLPGHTPGHSGYIVHNVLYAGDAFFGEKVLESFSVPFYTDFWTALESLDKVKELAKSVDNIVISHGPVYTNKNKMVSILESNITYAQKLIGKILDLLSNSEFTVEEIVVKLKQDLIPANMLLNSVVVRSILLGLENIEYNITQKGLVFRRKVH; encoded by the coding sequence ATGCCAACTGTGAAACTCACAAAGAACATTACGGTTATGACTGGGAGTCCAAATACGTTGATTTACGATAATAGAGTTGTGATAGATCTGGGAGGAAAGAACTCCTCCCTAGATCTGAATGCTGAAGTTCAATTAGCTACTCATGGCCATGCCGATCATATAGCTGGTTTATTGAAGAAGGATGCTAAAATAAGATATCTCCCTAAGGAGGACTATTGGTCATTAACTCTAATGGGAAGAAGAGCAATGATTTATGGATGTAGTTCGAAGGATTCCGAAATCTTCATATTTGATTACGTAAAAGAGAATCTCGATTCTTTGAATAATGAGATTCGAAATTCAGAGATTGAAGTGGTAAAATTGCCAGGACATACACCAGGTCATAGCGGTTATATTGTTCATAATGTTCTATATGCGGGAGATGCGTTTTTTGGTGAGAAAGTACTAGAGAGTTTCTCAGTTCCCTTTTATACTGATTTCTGGACTGCTCTAGAATCGTTGGATAAAGTTAAAGAATTGGCAAAGAGTGTTGATAACATAGTAATAAGTCATGGTCCAGTTTACACTAACAAGAATAAAATGGTCTCGATTTTAGAGAGTAATATTACTTATGCTCAAAAGTTAATAGGAAAAATCCTAGATCTACTGTCAAACAGTGAGTTTACAGTGGAGGAAATTGTGGTTAAGTTAAAGCAAGATTTAATACCAGCTAATATGTTGCTAAATTCCGTTGTTGTGAGGTCAATACTCCTAGGGTTAGAGAATATCGAGTATAATATAACTCAAAAAGGTTTAGTTTTTAGAAGAAAAGTTCATTAG
- a CDS encoding PTO1314 family radical SAM protein: MSTLKPMIVGNVKRALLGVGVRKLPLIAGHKLLYTCNLRCRMCPFWRRKDEKLLSLEEEVLMLKSLERAGVLFMGFEGGEPLLRRDLEQILEESYKRFYTSLVTNGWLLKDRVKSISENLDYLFVSIDGIDEVHDKIRGISGAFERAVEGIKEARKYLPVAISFTITRENMDQVKDVIELARKLNVNISIQVEYDYSTAEKLSPDKRRLYDTLRLIIELKKRGYPIVESVDYFEAIVNSWYNKMPWKCKPWLTINIDPQGRIILPCYVLNEYSGTDKAWEVNIVKLWNTYPWEKYENCNACALACYLEPSLFSWSNGKMVKEKIIDNMASYLYNAIPVKFLLSR; encoded by the coding sequence ATGTCAACTTTAAAACCTATGATAGTAGGCAACGTGAAAAGGGCACTTCTGGGGGTTGGAGTTAGAAAATTACCTCTGATTGCAGGGCACAAGTTGTTATATACGTGCAACTTAAGATGCAGAATGTGCCCTTTTTGGAGAAGGAAAGACGAAAAATTACTATCTTTAGAAGAAGAGGTTTTAATGTTGAAATCATTAGAAAGAGCGGGAGTTCTTTTCATGGGGTTTGAGGGTGGAGAACCGTTACTGAGAAGAGATTTAGAGCAAATATTAGAGGAGTCTTACAAGAGATTCTATACTTCATTAGTTACAAATGGATGGCTCCTTAAAGATAGGGTCAAGAGTATAAGTGAAAATCTAGATTACTTATTTGTATCTATAGATGGAATAGACGAAGTACATGATAAAATTAGGGGAATTTCAGGCGCCTTTGAAAGGGCTGTAGAAGGTATAAAAGAGGCTAGGAAGTACTTACCAGTAGCGATTAGCTTTACAATAACTAGAGAAAATATGGATCAAGTTAAGGATGTAATTGAGCTTGCACGAAAACTTAATGTTAATATTAGTATACAAGTTGAGTACGACTATTCTACCGCTGAGAAATTAAGTCCGGATAAGAGGAGACTTTACGATACATTAAGGCTAATAATTGAGCTTAAGAAGAGGGGCTATCCCATAGTTGAATCTGTAGATTACTTTGAGGCAATAGTTAACTCATGGTATAATAAGATGCCATGGAAATGCAAACCTTGGTTGACCATTAATATTGACCCACAAGGTAGAATCATACTCCCTTGCTACGTGCTAAATGAGTATAGTGGAACTGATAAAGCCTGGGAGGTTAATATAGTTAAATTATGGAATACTTATCCTTGGGAGAAATATGAGAATTGTAACGCTTGTGCTCTTGCTTGTTATTTAGAGCCTTCACTGTTTAGCTGGTCAAATGGAAAAATGGTAAAAGAGAAAATAATAGATAACATGGCAAGCTATCTTTATAACGCTATTCCTGTCAAATTTTTATTATCAAGATAA
- a CDS encoding IS110 family RNA-guided transposase, whose protein sequence is MELKVTNKAFAIDISQSKLTAAKGELVVEQEKSAVYVKEVKEFNHDNEGIEELIKFLGEYKEGIIEATGIYYFYLHEKLTEKGYKVTVINPLHLTEILGKKTDKLDAQRLLVAHMTGVIKGSYIPTGEIMELRELTRYRESLVEKTTQVKNEIRKILEFAGYKIQPFDKKGRKLLEKLVKGEGLSKEEKEELKEKLGRNLNDAEKLALKQLVELLKNLEKMIKEVEDMIISKIPKPVIELSKIPGIGLISAATIYAEFGDVSRFSSSKAARAYASFAPKTKQSGDSESHSGMIRGNKYLRRALYLVAKVARGLEPFKGYYERLIARGKSVTQATCALAGKLASICYHVIKDGVYKGVVKKSFRIPRGKEVNVKDFDVGDALDSLSP, encoded by the coding sequence ATGGAATTAAAAGTTACAAACAAGGCCTTCGCAATTGATATTTCACAAAGCAAACTAACAGCAGCAAAGGGAGAACTAGTAGTAGAACAAGAAAAATCAGCAGTATACGTCAAGGAGGTAAAGGAATTCAACCACGACAACGAGGGAATAGAGGAACTAATTAAATTCCTAGGAGAATATAAGGAAGGAATAATAGAGGCAACTGGAATATATTACTTCTACCTACACGAAAAACTAACGGAAAAAGGATACAAGGTAACAGTAATAAACCCACTACACCTAACAGAAATACTAGGGAAAAAGACAGACAAACTCGACGCACAAAGGTTACTAGTAGCACACATGACCGGAGTAATCAAGGGATCATACATACCAACAGGAGAAATAATGGAGCTAAGAGAACTAACGAGATATAGGGAAAGCTTAGTAGAGAAGACAACACAAGTAAAGAACGAGATAAGGAAAATATTAGAATTCGCGGGATATAAAATACAACCATTCGACAAGAAGGGAAGAAAACTACTTGAAAAGCTAGTAAAGGGGGAGGGACTAAGCAAGGAAGAGAAGGAGGAACTAAAAGAAAAACTAGGGAGAAACTTAAACGACGCGGAAAAACTAGCGTTAAAACAATTAGTTGAACTGTTAAAAAACTTGGAGAAAATGATTAAGGAGGTTGAGGATATGATAATTTCCAAGATTCCAAAACCAGTAATTGAGTTGAGTAAGATCCCCGGAATTGGTTTGATTAGTGCTGCAACTATTTACGCTGAGTTCGGTGATGTTTCCCGTTTTTCCAGTTCTAAGGCTGCTAGGGCTTATGCAAGCTTTGCACCCAAAACTAAGCAGAGTGGTGATAGCGAGTCTCACTCCGGTATGATTAGGGGTAATAAGTATTTGCGTAGAGCTCTCTACTTGGTTGCCAAGGTTGCTAGGGGTCTTGAGCCTTTTAAAGGGTATTATGAGAGGCTTATTGCTAGGGGGAAGAGTGTTACTCAAGCTACTTGTGCTCTTGCCGGAAAGCTTGCAAGCATTTGTTATCATGTTATAAAGGACGGTGTTTACAAGGGAGTTGTCAAGAAGAGTTTTAGGATTCCTAGGGGTAAGGAAGTTAATGTCAAGGACTTCGACGTGGGAGACGCGCTAGACTCGTTATCCCCATAG
- a CDS encoding heavy metal translocating P-type ATPase, whose product MTTQNKELRIERFYVGGMACSFCASTIEKGLSKVNGVESARVFLESGEVIIKYDKSLVSLELLKKEIERLGYYVFDKTLDSSAVLKDSKRRALISWLLTIISFLLTLPMMINVYTLPYYIFYVNILIVTFSLFYIALPIHEGALNALKKGILNEHVLYGVAGISAYILGLIGILNPNLRTFLFISALLTSLHLTSGWMGAILRYKAEKALSKIVELRPPIAHLIDGRDVPITQLKKGDVVIVKPGEKIPLDGVVIDGESEVSEAIITGESEPVIKKVGDTVIGGSTNDNGYLTIRITNDYSTSYLTRILGLVNEAKQGKSRMMTFFDKVVDRIWVPFVLTISFLTFLGWLIVGHWVYGIINALLVMVIGYPCAIGFSYPSVDLSLYEKYINLGILIKNINILEKFSNIKAIILDKTGTLTYGLPIVKEFYGDIKALTYAASIERFSSHPIAKAIIQYSEKKGIRFLEVKNFREIIGKGVMGEIEGNKVFIGRREAANCDVNNEDINIVICVNGRLVGGFIIKDVLRSDAEEFVKEIRKLGINPIMLSGDKENIVKIIAESIGIKEFYGNLSPEDKVKIVKAIREKLNGNIMMIGDGINDGGALAFSDISVAMGNAVDISKNVADIILVGNNFSSLLLMLKKRNRLAKAPALNVIIALSYNAIGIPLAILGILSGPLAMLIMILSLISVFANARLSMIYA is encoded by the coding sequence ATGACAACTCAGAATAAAGAGTTAAGAATAGAAAGGTTTTATGTAGGGGGCATGGCTTGTAGTTTTTGTGCTTCAACAATAGAGAAAGGATTAAGTAAAGTTAACGGTGTGGAATCTGCAAGAGTTTTTCTAGAATCAGGAGAGGTTATAATTAAATATGATAAATCCTTAGTTAGTCTAGAACTATTAAAAAAAGAAATAGAGAGATTAGGTTATTATGTTTTTGATAAAACTCTTGATTCATCAGCAGTATTGAAAGATTCTAAGAGAAGAGCTCTAATAAGCTGGCTCTTAACAATAATTTCATTTCTATTAACTTTGCCTATGATGATAAATGTATACACATTACCCTATTACATATTTTATGTTAACATACTAATTGTAACGTTTAGTTTGTTTTACATTGCGTTACCTATTCATGAAGGAGCTTTAAATGCATTAAAAAAGGGAATCTTAAACGAGCATGTTTTATATGGAGTAGCGGGAATTTCCGCGTATATTTTAGGTCTCATTGGCATTCTAAATCCTAATCTTAGGACATTCCTTTTCATTTCTGCTTTGCTTACTTCTTTACATCTAACTTCAGGGTGGATGGGCGCTATATTACGATATAAAGCAGAAAAAGCTTTATCAAAAATTGTAGAACTTAGACCTCCAATTGCACATTTAATTGATGGTAGAGACGTTCCTATAACTCAATTAAAAAAAGGAGATGTGGTTATCGTTAAGCCTGGCGAGAAAATACCGTTAGACGGAGTGGTAATAGATGGAGAGAGTGAAGTATCTGAGGCTATAATAACTGGAGAGTCTGAGCCAGTAATTAAGAAAGTTGGAGATACTGTAATAGGAGGCTCTACTAACGACAATGGGTATTTAACAATTAGGATAACTAATGACTATTCAACTAGTTATTTAACAAGAATCCTTGGATTAGTAAATGAAGCTAAACAAGGAAAATCCAGAATGATGACATTTTTCGATAAGGTTGTAGATAGAATATGGGTTCCATTTGTTTTAACGATTTCTTTCTTAACATTTCTTGGTTGGCTAATTGTAGGCCATTGGGTATATGGAATTATAAACGCATTATTAGTTATGGTAATAGGCTATCCTTGTGCAATAGGCTTCTCTTATCCTTCAGTAGACCTTTCATTATATGAAAAATATATAAATTTAGGAATTCTCATAAAAAATATTAATATTTTAGAAAAATTTAGTAACATAAAGGCTATAATTTTAGATAAGACCGGAACTTTAACTTATGGTTTACCAATAGTAAAGGAGTTTTATGGTGATATTAAAGCTTTAACTTATGCAGCTTCTATTGAGAGATTTTCTTCACATCCCATCGCAAAAGCAATAATACAATATTCTGAGAAAAAAGGTATTAGATTTTTAGAAGTTAAAAATTTCAGGGAAATAATCGGAAAAGGAGTTATGGGAGAGATAGAAGGGAATAAGGTATTTATAGGAAGGAGAGAAGCTGCGAATTGTGATGTAAATAATGAAGATATAAATATAGTAATTTGCGTTAACGGAAGACTGGTAGGGGGATTTATAATTAAAGACGTTCTTAGAAGTGATGCTGAAGAATTTGTAAAAGAAATTAGAAAGCTCGGAATAAATCCAATAATGCTTAGTGGAGATAAGGAGAACATAGTTAAAATAATTGCAGAGAGTATTGGCATAAAGGAGTTTTATGGAAATTTATCACCAGAGGATAAAGTAAAAATTGTTAAGGCTATTAGAGAGAAATTAAACGGAAATATCATGATGATTGGAGATGGGATTAATGATGGTGGAGCCTTAGCATTCTCTGATATATCAGTTGCCATGGGTAATGCTGTAGATATATCTAAAAATGTAGCGGACATTATATTAGTAGGTAATAATTTTAGCTCGCTACTTTTAATGCTTAAAAAGAGGAATAGACTAGCCAAAGCTCCGGCATTAAATGTTATAATAGCATTATCTTATAATGCAATAGGAATACCGTTAGCTATTTTAGGTATATTAAGTGGACCCTTAGCAATGTTAATAATGATATTAAGTTTAATTTCAGTATTTGCTAATGCTAGACTATCTATGATATATGCGTAA
- a CDS encoding winged helix-turn-helix transcriptional regulator: protein MVKSNKATKQICPLVDTINVISRKWFLLTLNIIGVEEKIGFNGILNRIDGISPKALSDVLKQMESMGLVKKVIINSSPPRVEYSLTTEGKRLRKAVIPLLKWAADYTGHYDCPILNSNKVSKG, encoded by the coding sequence ATGGTAAAGTCTAATAAAGCTACTAAGCAAATATGTCCACTAGTCGATACTATAAACGTTATTTCAAGAAAATGGTTTCTTCTAACACTAAATATAATAGGAGTTGAAGAAAAGATTGGCTTTAACGGTATATTAAATAGAATTGACGGGATTAGTCCTAAGGCTTTATCTGATGTATTGAAACAAATGGAAAGTATGGGATTAGTTAAAAAAGTCATAATTAATTCGTCTCCACCTAGAGTTGAATATTCTTTAACAACTGAAGGCAAAAGATTAAGAAAGGCAGTAATTCCCTTACTTAAATGGGCAGCAGATTATACTGGTCACTACGATTGTCCTATACTTAACTCCAATAAAGTAAGTAAAGGATAA
- a CDS encoding heavy-metal-associated domain-containing protein codes for MRKLVVQIKGMECEGCVINVTNRLKKIKGILNININLNEGLAYLDVNDKSDLSKIEKEIREKINSAGYLVGEIREL; via the coding sequence ATGAGAAAATTAGTAGTTCAAATTAAAGGTATGGAATGTGAAGGATGTGTAATAAACGTAACTAATAGGTTAAAGAAGATTAAGGGTATATTAAATATAAACATTAATCTTAATGAGGGCTTAGCATATTTAGATGTAAATGATAAATCTGATTTAAGTAAAATAGAAAAGGAAATAAGAGAAAAAATCAATAGTGCAGGTTATCTAGTCGGAGAAATAAGAGAACTATGA
- a CDS encoding PLP-dependent transferase, whose protein sequence is MIIPTITLPRETSHASLTSEELKRMGIPEGLIRVSVGIEDIDDLIEDFKQAISVC, encoded by the coding sequence ATGATAATACCTACTATTACACTTCCTAGAGAGACTAGTCATGCTTCGCTAACAAGTGAAGAGCTAAAAAGAATGGGAATACCAGAAGGTTTAATAAGAGTATCAGTAGGAATAGAGGATATAGATGATTTAATAGAAGATTTCAAACAAGCTATTTCAGTATGCTAA
- a CDS encoding metallophosphoesterase family protein — protein sequence MGLFKRNNPDSNKIGGLKILFTSDLHGSETAFRKFLNAALMTKADTLIIGGDLAGKSLVPIIDIGDGKFKVEDKTVGKEGLDEIIKKYKSSGVYYTIVDQKGLTELNENRKALDDEFRRVILERLEEWDRIAQEKLKGTNLKIYTNLGNDDPLYMFDVIGKSERMVKCEGEIVNINGYEMITFGYVNPTPWNTPREMTEDEIYSNLKQMIEKVENPAKAIFNLHAPPYGTNLDNAPLLDKTLKPVVKNGEIVMTHVGSTSIRKLEEEFQPLLGIHGHIHESRAFDKINKTIIINPGSEYNLGMLHATYIILEDNKVKTHQFVIG from the coding sequence GTGGGACTATTCAAAAGGAATAATCCAGATTCAAATAAGATAGGGGGCCTTAAGATACTGTTTACTAGTGACCTTCACGGTTCCGAAACCGCTTTTAGAAAATTCCTTAACGCTGCTTTAATGACGAAAGCTGATACGTTAATTATAGGAGGAGACCTAGCCGGTAAATCACTAGTTCCAATAATAGATATTGGAGATGGTAAGTTTAAGGTAGAAGATAAGACTGTGGGAAAAGAGGGTTTGGATGAAATTATTAAGAAATATAAATCTTCTGGAGTTTATTACACAATAGTTGATCAAAAGGGCCTTACAGAACTGAATGAGAATCGAAAAGCATTAGATGATGAATTTAGGAGGGTAATACTAGAGAGATTAGAAGAATGGGATAGGATAGCCCAAGAAAAATTGAAAGGAACTAATCTAAAAATCTACACTAACTTAGGCAATGACGATCCCCTATACATGTTTGATGTTATAGGAAAGAGCGAAAGAATGGTGAAATGTGAAGGAGAAATTGTGAATATAAATGGATACGAGATGATCACTTTCGGCTATGTCAATCCCACACCTTGGAACACTCCAAGGGAAATGACCGAAGATGAGATCTACTCTAACCTAAAGCAAATGATAGAGAAAGTTGAGAATCCTGCAAAGGCAATTTTCAACTTACATGCCCCACCATATGGTACAAATTTAGATAATGCCCCCTTATTAGATAAAACGTTAAAGCCTGTGGTAAAAAACGGTGAAATAGTGATGACACACGTAGGCTCTACTTCAATAAGGAAATTGGAGGAGGAATTTCAACCTTTATTGGGTATTCATGGACATATTCATGAATCAAGGGCATTTGACAAGATAAATAAGACTATTATTATTAATCCAGGCAGTGAGTATAATTTGGGAATGCTGCATGCTACTTATATAATTTTGGAAGACAATAAGGTGAAAACGCATCAATTTGTTATAGGGTAA